A section of the Vibrio vulnificus CMCP6 genome encodes:
- the carA gene encoding glutamine-hydrolyzing carbamoyl-phosphate synthase small subunit: protein MSKSALLVLEDGTVFRGVSIGADGISVGEVVFNTSMTGYQEILTDPSYSQQIVTLTYPHIGNTGTTSEDEESSSIHAQGLVIRDLPLIASNFRSEQSLSDYLKSQNIVGIADIDTRKLTRILREKGAQNGCIVAGNNLDEALALAKAKEFPGLKGMDLAKEVTTKEAYQWKQGSWTLEGGLPEAKDDSELPYHVVAYDFGAKRNILRMLVDRGCRLTVVPAETSAEDVLALNPDGVFLSNGPGDPAPCTYAIEATKVFLENGLPVFGICLGHQILALASGAKTVKMKFGHHGANHPVKDLDRNVVMITSQNHGFAADEATLPDNLRATHVSLFDGSLQGIHRTDKPAFSFQGHPEASPGPHDAAPLFDHFIELIKQHSA from the coding sequence TTGAGTAAATCAGCACTGTTAGTCCTGGAAGATGGGACAGTGTTCCGCGGAGTGTCCATTGGCGCAGATGGTATTTCCGTTGGAGAAGTCGTTTTCAATACCTCGATGACGGGGTATCAAGAAATCCTCACTGATCCTTCTTATTCCCAGCAAATCGTTACTCTTACTTATCCTCACATTGGCAATACCGGAACCACTTCCGAAGACGAAGAATCCTCTTCCATTCATGCTCAAGGCCTTGTGATTCGCGATCTTCCTCTTATCGCTTCTAACTTCCGTAGTGAACAATCTCTTTCTGATTACCTCAAATCGCAAAACATTGTCGGCATTGCTGATATTGATACGCGTAAGCTCACTCGTATTCTGCGTGAGAAAGGTGCACAAAACGGTTGTATCGTTGCAGGTAACAACCTAGATGAAGCTTTGGCACTGGCGAAAGCAAAAGAATTCCCAGGTTTAAAAGGAATGGATCTTGCGAAAGAGGTTACAACAAAAGAAGCGTATCAATGGAAACAAGGTTCGTGGACGCTTGAGGGTGGACTTCCAGAAGCGAAAGATGACAGCGAATTGCCATATCACGTTGTTGCCTACGATTTCGGCGCAAAACGCAACATCTTACGAATGTTGGTTGACCGCGGCTGCCGCTTAACGGTCGTGCCAGCAGAAACGTCGGCAGAAGACGTTCTGGCGCTAAACCCAGATGGTGTTTTCCTGTCAAACGGCCCTGGTGACCCAGCACCTTGTACTTATGCGATTGAAGCAACCAAAGTGTTCCTAGAAAATGGCCTACCAGTATTTGGTATTTGTCTTGGCCACCAAATTCTCGCGTTGGCGTCTGGTGCGAAAACGGTGAAGATGAAGTTTGGTCACCATGGTGCAAACCATCCTGTAAAAGATTTAGACCGCAATGTGGTGATGATTACTTCGCAAAACCACGGTTTTGCCGCTGATGAAGCAACTCTACCAGATAACCTACGTGCTACTCACGTATCGCTCTTTGATGGCTCTTTGCAGGGAATTCACCGCACAGACAAGCCAGCATTCAGCTTCCAAGGTCACCCTGAAGCGAGCCCAGGTCCACACGACGCAGCTCCGCTATTTGACCATTTCATCGAACTGATTAAACAACACAGCGCTTAA